In one window of Schistosoma haematobium chromosome 5, whole genome shotgun sequence DNA:
- a CDS encoding hypothetical protein (EggNog:ENOG410WGFY~COG:I,K,T): MFPSVLHNIGCFAHIKFSNIGILKEPPVCLSNTSMVFGDVPPLPTCTESYAFQVAGHSRENASSFEILRDKSKPIIYKSLQDRERGMREVMFYQSVFSADASEALKRLRQFIPTYYGVFQCPGTKAYYMALTDLVADFKQPNICDFKMGTVTYLPGSSPDKISREQVKYMWRRKLGFVLSGMQISDTKNHCLIKFPKAFGRTLSPEQVYSIGIRSFLGADPTYCVKLAQNYIIQLGRILNWYIEYGAKELTFCRSSILLIHESLPSSNNNNEHCPSKSCFASSSAPSTTVINNNNNNNNTYHTSCTTRNPTVKTSTILNNQFVNNFNNIPSIHKINTNNGNNNDTPNTTTTTTSSSSSSSTSTVHAQVYLIDFAHWSKKNYSTQCNNNNNNIEYNKNYWTCELTNGFRYGLENLIQLMHCVVNKESAICIN, translated from the exons ATG TTTCCATCCGTTCTTCACAATATTGGTTGTTTCGCGCACATAAAGTTTAGTAATATTGG CATTTTGAAAGAACCGCCTGTTTGTTTATCAAATACATCTATGGTGTTTGGTGATGTTCCTCCTCTACCTACATGTACGGAATCATATGCCTTCCAGGTGGCTGGTCATTCTCGAGAAAATGCAAGTAGTTTCGAAA tacttcgagatAAATCTAAACCAATCATTTACAAGTCATTACAAGATCGTGAAAGAGGTATGCGTGAAGTGATGTTTTACCAAAGTGTGTTTTCTGCGGATGCTTCGGAAGCACTCAAACGTCTTCGTCAATTTATTCCAACTTATTACGGAGTTTTTCAATGCCCAGGAACTAAAG CTTACTATATGGCTTTAACTGATCTGGTGGCCGATTTCAAACAACcaaatatatgtgatttcaaaATGGGTACGGTCACTTATTTGCCAGGTTCTTCACCAGATAAAATCTCCCGTGAACAGGTTAAATATATGTGGCGTCGTAAACTAGGGTTTGTTTTATCTGGTATGCAG ATATCTGATACAAAAAATCATTGTTTAATTAAGTTTCCTAAAGCATTTGGACGTACTTTATCTCCAGAACAAGTTTATTCAATTG GTATAAGATCATTTCTAGGTGCAGATCCTACCTATTGTGTTAAACTTGCTCAAAATTATATCATACAACTTGGTCGTATTTTAAATTGGTATATCGAATATGGTGCAAAAGAGCTCACATTCTGTCGTTCTTCAATTTTATTGATTCACGAGTCATTAccaagtagtaataataataatgaacattgTCCTTCCAAATCATGTTTTGCATCATCATCAGCACCCAGCACCACCGTcattaacaataacaacaacaacaacaacacataTCATACTTCATGTACAACAAGAAATCCAACTGTGAAAACTTCAACAATATTGAATAATCAATTCGTCAATAACTTTAATAATATTCCTTCTATTCATAAAATCAATACTAATAACGGTAATAACAATGATACtcctaatactactactactactactagtagtagtagtagtagtagtacttcGACCGTACATGCTCaagtttatttaattgattttgcACATTGGTCTAAGAAAAATTACTCTActcaatgtaataataataataataatattgaatataataaaaattattggaCATGTGAATTAACTAATGGTTTTCGTTATGGATTAgaaaatttaattcaattaatgCATTGTGTTGTCAATAAAGAAAGTGCaatttgtataaattaa
- a CDS encoding hypothetical protein (EggNog:ENOG410WGFY~COG:I,K,T), giving the protein MSTTRKIVATQVRITVSMTSRRLCVVRLLNSICSGQEKIRRFSSLHSYLSNVTSLTSQTQLPELYHLHVFSLHLLSILKEPPVCLSNTSMVFGDVPPLPTCTESYAFQVAGHSRENASSFEILRDKSKPIIYKSLQDRERGMREVMFYQSVFSADASEALKRLRQFIPTYYGVFQCPGTKAYYMALTDLVADFKQPNICDFKMGTVTYLPGSSPDKISREQVKYMWRRKLGFVLSGMQVSCVSF; this is encoded by the exons ATGTCAACAACCAGAAAAATTGTGGCGACACAAGTTAGAATTACGGTGAGCATGACATCCCGTCGGCTTTGTGTCGTTCGACTCTTAAATTCCATATGTTCTGGGCAGGAAAAGATTAGACGATTTTCAAGTCTTCATTCATACCTTTCGAATGTAACCTCATTGACTTCTCAAACCCAACTGCCTGAACTCTATCATCTCCATGTCTTCTCTCTTCACCTTTTAAG CATTTTGAAAGAACCGCCTGTTTGTTTATCAAATACATCTATGGTGTTTGGTGATGTTCCTCCTCTACCTACATGTACGGAATCATATGCCTTCCAGGTGGCTGGTCATTCTCGAGAAAATGCAAGTAGTTTCGAAA tacttcgagatAAATCTAAACCAATCATTTACAAGTCATTACAAGATCGTGAAAGAGGTATGCGTGAAGTGATGTTTTACCAAAGTGTGTTTTCTGCGGATGCTTCGGAAGCACTCAAACGTCTTCGTCAATTTATTCCAACTTATTACGGAGTTTTTCAATGCCCAGGAACTAAAG CTTACTATATGGCTTTAACTGATCTGGTGGCCGATTTCAAACAACcaaatatatgtgatttcaaaATGGGTACGGTCACTTATTTGCCAGGTTCTTCACCAGATAAAATCTCCCGTGAACAGGTTAAATATATGTGGCGTCGTAAACTAGGGTTTGTTTTATCTGGTATGCAGGTAAGTTGTGTGTCGttttaa
- a CDS encoding hypothetical protein (EggNog:ENOG410WGFY~COG:I,K,T), whose translation MVFGDVPPLPTCTESYAFQVAGHSRENASSFEILRDKSKPIIYKSLQDRERGMREVMFYQSVFSADASEALKRLRQFIPTYYGVFQCPGTKAYYMALTDLVADFKQPNICDFKMGTVTYLPGSSPDKISREQVKYMWRRKLGFVLSGMQVSCVSF comes from the exons ATGGTGTTTGGTGATGTTCCTCCTCTACCTACATGTACGGAATCATATGCCTTCCAGGTGGCTGGTCATTCTCGAGAAAATGCAAGTAGTTTCGAAA tacttcgagatAAATCTAAACCAATCATTTACAAGTCATTACAAGATCGTGAAAGAGGTATGCGTGAAGTGATGTTTTACCAAAGTGTGTTTTCTGCGGATGCTTCGGAAGCACTCAAACGTCTTCGTCAATTTATTCCAACTTATTACGGAGTTTTTCAATGCCCAGGAACTAAAG CTTACTATATGGCTTTAACTGATCTGGTGGCCGATTTCAAACAACcaaatatatgtgatttcaaaATGGGTACGGTCACTTATTTGCCAGGTTCTTCACCAGATAAAATCTCCCGTGAACAGGTTAAATATATGTGGCGTCGTAAACTAGGGTTTGTTTTATCTGGTATGCAGGTAAGTTGTGTGTCGttttaa